Proteins encoded together in one Halalkaliarchaeum sp. AArc-CO window:
- a CDS encoding ABC transporter permease, with the protein MLRYTIWRFAQAVPVLIGIITITFFLANQIPGDPISIMLGPSPAQERVELIQAKYGLDRPLHERYLTYLQGVMMGDLGYSLYYDRPVLEMIMLRLPVTLYLTISAFAFAIATAIPLGVISAKRRNKPTDHVARIVSLIGVSTPSFWIGLMLIIVFAFHLGWFPARGLPLPWEAPGDVRGAETQIDVITTSLYHLIMPMIALGTLQMAQITRIERSSMVESLQGEYVKLARAYGVSETTIVRKHAFQVAQLPVITIVGLGLSTALGGSVLIETVFEIQGMGRLIITAINNLDYELIMGTTFMFGFAFVIGVIITDIAYAYIDPRVTYGDE; encoded by the coding sequence CTGCTGCGTTACACGATCTGGCGGTTCGCGCAGGCGGTCCCTGTGTTGATCGGAATCATCACGATAACGTTCTTCCTGGCGAACCAGATTCCGGGTGATCCGATCTCGATCATGCTTGGGCCGTCACCCGCCCAGGAACGCGTCGAGCTCATCCAGGCCAAATACGGGCTGGATCGGCCGCTCCACGAACGCTATCTCACGTACCTTCAGGGCGTGATGATGGGCGATCTGGGATACAGTCTCTACTACGATCGTCCGGTCCTCGAGATGATCATGCTTCGCCTGCCCGTGACGCTGTACCTCACGATCTCGGCGTTCGCGTTCGCGATCGCCACGGCGATCCCGCTGGGGGTCATCTCGGCGAAGCGGCGGAACAAGCCCACCGATCACGTCGCTCGGATCGTCTCGCTGATCGGCGTGTCGACGCCGTCGTTCTGGATCGGCCTGATGTTGATCATCGTCTTCGCGTTCCACCTCGGGTGGTTCCCGGCACGCGGCCTCCCATTGCCGTGGGAGGCGCCCGGGGACGTGAGGGGAGCCGAGACGCAGATCGACGTGATCACGACGTCGCTGTATCACCTGATCATGCCGATGATCGCGCTGGGGACGCTCCAGATGGCCCAGATCACGCGCATCGAGCGGTCGTCGATGGTCGAATCGCTGCAGGGCGAGTACGTCAAACTCGCCCGGGCCTACGGCGTCTCCGAGACGACGATCGTCCGGAAACACGCGTTCCAGGTCGCACAGCTTCCCGTGATCACGATCGTCGGGCTCGGCCTCTCGACGGCGCTCGGTGGCTCGGTGCTGATCGAGACCGTCTTCGAGATCCAGGGGATGGGCCGGCTGATCATTACGGCGATCAACAACCTGGATTACGAGCTCATCATGGGCACGACGTTCATGTTCGGGTTCGCGTTCGTGATCGGCGTCATCATCACTGACATCGCGTACGCGTACATCGACCCGCGGGTTACCTACGGTGACGAATAA
- a CDS encoding ABC transporter permease, protein MATGTESQTDEFSPGEDSEGGVGEVEARVGLKYTLKQVKRDTTARIGIFVVGFVTIVALYASIDYFVFDYAIADSVWYHPARDPDEVNRLLPPLGMENQFGEGVLEHPMGTDHRGRDILIRLIYGTRIAITVGFMATAIGLVGGTLIGAVSGYYGGWVDDILQRVTETIYAIPFLVLVIAFMVAFGRNLTFAMVGVGITAIPIFNRLIRSRVVSIREEDYIEAARAAGVKDRNIILRHIIPNSFAPVLVQATLQIGVSILIVAGLSFLGFGAQPPTPSWGQMLSESRHYMLPAPTFSLWPGLAILITVIGFNILGDGLQDALDPRINN, encoded by the coding sequence ATGGCAACTGGAACCGAATCTCAAACCGACGAGTTCTCCCCCGGGGAGGACTCCGAGGGCGGCGTCGGCGAAGTCGAAGCTCGCGTCGGCCTCAAATACACGCTCAAACAGGTCAAACGCGACACGACCGCCCGAATCGGCATCTTCGTGGTCGGCTTCGTCACGATCGTTGCGCTCTACGCTTCGATCGACTACTTCGTCTTCGATTACGCGATCGCCGATTCCGTCTGGTACCACCCCGCCCGCGACCCCGACGAGGTAAACCGACTGTTGCCGCCGCTCGGTATGGAAAACCAGTTCGGCGAGGGGGTGCTCGAACATCCGATGGGAACCGACCACCGGGGGCGGGACATCCTCATTCGGCTCATCTACGGCACCCGGATTGCGATCACGGTCGGCTTCATGGCCACCGCGATCGGGCTGGTCGGCGGGACGCTCATCGGGGCGGTGTCGGGCTACTACGGCGGCTGGGTCGACGACATCCTCCAGCGGGTCACGGAGACGATCTACGCCATCCCGTTCCTGGTGCTCGTGATCGCGTTCATGGTCGCGTTCGGCCGCAACCTGACGTTCGCGATGGTCGGCGTCGGGATCACCGCGATCCCGATCTTCAACCGGCTCATTCGGTCGCGGGTCGTCTCGATCCGCGAGGAGGACTACATCGAGGCCGCGAGAGCGGCGGGGGTAAAGGATCGCAACATCATCCTCAGACACATCATTCCCAACAGCTTCGCGCCGGTGCTGGTGCAAGCGACGCTCCAGATCGGGGTGAGTATCTTGATCGTCGCCGGCCTGTCGTTCCTCGGGTTCGGCGCGCAGCCGCCGACCCCGTCGTGGGGACAGATGCTCTCGGAGTCGCGCCACTACATGCTGCCGGCGCCCACGTTCAGTCTCTGGCCGGGGCTGGCGATTCTGATCACGGTGATCGGATTCAACATCCTCGGCGACGGTCTGCAGGACGCGCTGGATCCACGAATCAACAACTGA
- a CDS encoding ABC transporter ATP-binding protein — translation MSEPLLSVENLKTQFFTEEGTVRAVDGISFDVHEGEIVGLVGESGAGKSVATSSLLRLVESPGEIVDGEVTFKGRTLIGFEEGPDGELSPRDEMLSNEQMRKEIRGREIAIIFQDPMESLNPVFTVGGQLREFIELNRDLDKKAAKQEAIDMLREVGIPDPVARYDEYPHQFSGGMRQRVLIAMALACQPDLIIADEPTTALDVTVEGQILDLVEDLQEKYSTAFIWVTHDMSVIAEIADRVNVMYLGEIIEQADVDEMFYETMHPYTVALLNSMPRPDETVDELDPIKGVMPEAINPPSGCRFHPRCPEAREVCTEVHPEPRDLGASAERHNVACVKYDAFDVGYEESRPLNTEATGGFSAGFAGRQEGEANE, via the coding sequence ATGTCCGAACCACTACTCAGCGTCGAAAACCTCAAGACCCAGTTTTTCACCGAAGAAGGAACCGTTCGGGCGGTCGACGGCATCTCCTTTGACGTCCACGAGGGGGAGATCGTCGGACTCGTGGGGGAGTCGGGCGCGGGCAAAAGCGTCGCGACCTCCAGTCTCCTCAGGCTCGTCGAGAGCCCCGGAGAGATCGTCGACGGCGAGGTCACGTTCAAGGGCCGGACGCTGATCGGCTTCGAGGAGGGCCCCGACGGCGAGCTCAGTCCCCGCGATGAGATGCTCTCGAACGAACAGATGCGCAAGGAGATCCGGGGCCGGGAGATCGCGATCATCTTCCAGGACCCAATGGAGTCGTTGAACCCGGTGTTCACCGTCGGCGGGCAGCTTCGCGAGTTCATCGAGCTGAACCGGGATCTCGACAAAAAAGCGGCCAAACAGGAGGCCATCGACATGCTCCGGGAGGTGGGCATTCCCGATCCGGTGGCCCGATACGACGAGTATCCACACCAGTTCTCCGGGGGGATGCGCCAGCGCGTACTGATCGCGATGGCGCTCGCCTGCCAGCCGGACCTGATCATCGCCGACGAGCCGACGACCGCACTCGACGTCACGGTCGAGGGGCAGATCCTGGATCTCGTCGAGGACCTCCAGGAGAAGTACAGCACCGCGTTCATCTGGGTAACCCACGACATGAGCGTCATCGCCGAGATCGCCGACCGCGTGAACGTGATGTATCTCGGCGAGATCATCGAACAGGCGGACGTCGACGAGATGTTCTACGAGACGATGCACCCGTACACGGTGGCGCTTTTGAACTCGATGCCCCGCCCGGACGAGACCGTCGACGAGCTCGACCCCATCAAGGGCGTGATGCCGGAGGCGATCAATCCGCCGTCCGGCTGTCGGTTCCACCCGCGCTGTCCGGAAGCCCGCGAGGTGTGTACGGAGGTGCATCCCGAACCGCGGGACCTCGGAGCGTCGGCCGAGCGTCACAACGTCGCCTGCGTGAAGTACGACGCCTTCGACGTCGGGTACGAGGAGAGCCGACCACTGAACACGGAGGCAACCGGCGGGTTCAGCGCCGGCTTTGCCGGCCGACAGGAGGGCGAGGCCAATGAGTGA
- a CDS encoding ABC transporter ATP-binding protein: MSDADAGFDFEDDSLSTPGVDREVDEGEPLVRVEGLKKYFSDTDSLFGNVTVDDEFPYLRREDRQVKAVDDVSFDIKKGETLGLVGESGCGKSTLARTVLRLLKPTDGSVYFKGEDLATLSGEPLRTRRKEMQMIFQDPQSSLDPRMKVGPIVEEPMKAHGMLDEEGREARARELLEKVGLDPQHYNRYPHAFSGGQRQRVNLARALSVNPDFIVCDEPVSALDVSIQAQVLNTMEQLQEEFDLTYLFIAHDLSVIRYISDRVAVMYLGKLVELADKEELYENPQHPYTKALLDSIPVPDPRSEGKRGVLKGDVPSPLDPPSGCRFRTRCPKLIQPDGFDMSDGEWEDVREFTRAVDRRTFDVTDGSRIREEYFEDGVPDGDAGGIVEEAFQHLSAEEWVEAGTLLIDSFAEQSICAREEPAYEVETEYGTSRHYAACHLHQEDGTDVSDEVLGGSAEEDTGVGILGSDD; the protein is encoded by the coding sequence ATGAGTGACGCCGACGCCGGCTTCGACTTCGAGGACGATTCCCTGTCGACGCCCGGCGTCGACAGGGAAGTCGACGAGGGCGAGCCGCTGGTCAGGGTCGAGGGCCTGAAGAAATACTTCAGCGACACCGACAGCCTGTTCGGGAACGTCACCGTCGACGACGAGTTCCCGTACCTCCGACGTGAGGATCGACAGGTGAAAGCCGTCGACGACGTCTCCTTCGACATCAAGAAAGGCGAGACGCTGGGGCTGGTCGGCGAGTCGGGCTGCGGGAAGTCGACGCTCGCCCGGACGGTGTTGCGCCTGTTGAAACCCACGGACGGTAGCGTCTACTTCAAAGGTGAGGACCTGGCGACGCTGTCGGGGGAGCCGCTCCGGACGCGGCGCAAGGAGATGCAGATGATCTTCCAGGACCCCCAGTCGTCGCTCGACCCCCGGATGAAGGTCGGGCCGATCGTCGAGGAGCCGATGAAGGCCCACGGGATGCTCGACGAGGAGGGACGGGAAGCCCGCGCGAGGGAGCTGCTCGAGAAAGTCGGTCTCGATCCCCAGCACTACAACCGCTATCCGCACGCCTTTTCCGGGGGCCAGCGCCAGCGGGTCAACCTCGCGCGGGCGCTGTCGGTGAACCCGGACTTCATCGTCTGTGACGAGCCCGTCTCCGCGCTGGACGTCTCGATCCAGGCGCAGGTGCTCAACACGATGGAGCAGCTCCAGGAGGAGTTCGACCTCACGTACCTGTTCATCGCCCACGACCTTTCTGTCATCCGGTACATATCGGATCGAGTCGCGGTGATGTATCTCGGGAAGCTCGTGGAACTGGCGGACAAAGAGGAGCTGTACGAGAACCCACAACACCCGTACACGAAGGCGCTGCTCGACTCGATTCCGGTGCCGGATCCGCGGTCGGAGGGCAAGCGCGGAGTGTTGAAAGGCGACGTGCCGTCGCCACTGGATCCGCCGTCGGGCTGTCGGTTCCGGACCCGGTGTCCGAAGCTGATCCAGCCCGACGGATTCGACATGTCGGACGGCGAGTGGGAGGACGTCCGGGAGTTCACGCGGGCAGTAGACCGGCGAACCTTCGACGTCACCGACGGCTCCCGGATCCGGGAGGAGTACTTCGAGGACGGCGTGCCGGACGGCGACGCCGGCGGAATCGTCGAGGAGGCGTTCCAGCATCTCTCGGCGGAAGAGTGGGTGGAGGCCGGGACGCTTCTCATCGACTCCTTTGCCGAGCAGAGCATCTGTGCCCGCGAGGAGCCGGCCTACGAGGTCGAAACGGAGTACGGCACGTCGCGTCACTACGCCGCGTGTCACCTCCATCAGGAGGACGGAACGGACGTCAGCGACGAGGTTCTGGGTGGCTCAGCCGAGGAAGATACCGGCGTTGGAATCCTCGGTTCTGACGACTGA